One stretch of Segatella copri DNA includes these proteins:
- the rplS gene encoding 50S ribosomal protein L19, translating into MDLIKVAEEAFATGKKFPEFKAGDTITVAYKIVEGTKERIQLYRGVVIKISGHGDKKRFTVRKMSGTVGVERIFPIESPAIDSIEVNKHGKVRRAKLYYLRKLTGKKARIAEKKTVAKGAE; encoded by the coding sequence ATGGATTTGATTAAAGTTGCTGAAGAAGCATTTGCAACCGGCAAGAAGTTCCCTGAGTTCAAGGCAGGTGATACTATCACAGTCGCTTACAAAATCGTCGAGGGTACTAAGGAGCGTATCCAGCTCTATCGTGGTGTTGTTATCAAGATCTCTGGTCATGGTGACAAGAAGCGTTTTACAGTTCGCAAGATGTCTGGTACTGTAGGTGTTGAGCGTATCTTCCCTATCGAGTCACCAGCTATCGATTCTATCGAGGTGAACAAGCATGGTAAGGTTCGTCGCGCTAAGTTGTATTACTTGCGTAAGCTTACTGGTAAGAAGGCTCGTATCGCTGAGAAGAAGACTGTAGCTAAGGGTGCAGAATAA
- a CDS encoding 5'-nucleotidase C-terminal domain-containing protein, with translation MKKKNSIKIYLASAVMLLVASPAFAQKYKVAKVERTRILVDQKWDAQPDAEAARFIAPYKSRVDSIMGPVVGHIAHDMTRHRPESELSNLLCDILVWGGKQFEEQPLFAVYNMGGIRSNLAKGKVTVGDVNDMAPFENKICFLTLKGDKVLELFQQIAHRGGEGLSHAVRMVITKDGKLKSVTLNGEPVDPEKSYRVATLDYLAEGNDQLVAFKSGTDVFAPKQKENNVRYIIMNYFREMQAQGKVVESKIEGRCVVE, from the coding sequence ATGAAGAAAAAAAATAGTATCAAGATTTACCTTGCTTCGGCAGTCATGCTGCTGGTGGCAAGTCCGGCTTTCGCCCAGAAATACAAGGTGGCGAAGGTGGAGAGAACCCGAATATTGGTTGATCAGAAATGGGATGCACAGCCTGATGCTGAGGCTGCCCGGTTTATCGCTCCTTATAAGAGTAGGGTAGATAGTATCATGGGTCCTGTTGTAGGTCATATTGCTCATGATATGACCCGTCACCGTCCGGAGAGCGAACTCAGTAACTTGCTCTGTGACATCCTGGTATGGGGTGGCAAGCAGTTTGAAGAACAGCCTCTTTTCGCTGTTTACAATATGGGTGGCATCCGTTCCAATCTTGCCAAGGGCAAGGTTACTGTAGGCGATGTAAACGATATGGCTCCTTTCGAGAACAAAATCTGTTTCCTGACCCTGAAGGGCGATAAGGTTCTGGAGCTTTTCCAGCAGATAGCTCATCGTGGCGGCGAAGGCTTGAGCCATGCCGTAAGAATGGTTATCACCAAGGATGGCAAGCTGAAGAGCGTTACGCTGAACGGTGAACCTGTTGATCCGGAGAAGAGTTACCGCGTTGCAACCCTCGATTATCTTGCCGAAGGTAATGACCAGCTCGTAGCCTTCAAGAGCGGAACCGATGTCTTTGCTCCTAAGCAGAAAGAGAACAATGTGCGCTACATCATCATGAATTATTTCCGTGAGATGCAGGCACAGGGCAAGGTGGTGGAATCTAAGATTGAAGGCCGCTGCGTGGTAGAATAG
- a CDS encoding peptidoglycan DD-metalloendopeptidase family protein, translating into MKKGLRLLAVAGLMVFSLSSFMPAKNVFTAAEQQQVSIATPGLFAQSQAFNVDFEIFRAKEYSFPLPVGKATLLNNHVLRISTSKGDAVKAMLEGYVRLSRKSESMGNVIVVRHDCGLETVYANNAENLVKVGQHVDAGQTIAIVGSKEGETYCDFSIMVNGGRLNPETFIELKSHKLRRQTVQFRKHGARVIASVIGGKDSSVGRNAEADKEASGKKKGGIGDGMTLDPDEVHDPFTITNTFELDLEKIEKTAWAYPLPGAKVISPYGGKRRHSGVDLKTCPNDEIVAAFDGTVVASGPFYGYGNCIRIKHAYGFETLYSHQSKNKVKKGDKVKAGQVIGLTGRTGRATTEHLHFEVSFGGRRLDPAIIYDHGKHQLKPVTLHLTKGRGVKSVKNR; encoded by the coding sequence ATGAAAAAAGGATTGCGGCTATTGGCTGTGGCAGGACTCATGGTGTTCTCGCTGAGCAGCTTTATGCCCGCTAAAAATGTATTCACGGCAGCCGAACAGCAGCAGGTGAGTATTGCAACACCCGGTCTCTTTGCCCAGAGTCAGGCATTTAATGTAGACTTTGAGATATTCCGTGCTAAGGAATATTCCTTCCCGCTTCCTGTGGGCAAAGCAACCCTTCTGAACAATCATGTGTTGCGTATCTCTACCTCTAAAGGCGATGCTGTCAAGGCGATGCTCGAAGGTTATGTGCGACTTTCCAGAAAGTCGGAATCAATGGGTAATGTCATCGTGGTGCGCCACGATTGCGGTCTGGAAACCGTTTATGCCAACAATGCCGAGAACCTGGTAAAGGTAGGACAGCATGTGGATGCCGGACAGACGATTGCCATTGTAGGCTCTAAGGAGGGTGAAACTTATTGCGACTTCTCTATCATGGTGAATGGCGGTAGGTTGAATCCGGAAACTTTCATAGAGTTGAAATCGCATAAGTTGCGCCGCCAGACCGTGCAGTTCCGCAAGCATGGTGCCCGTGTCATCGCTTCGGTTATCGGTGGCAAGGATTCTTCTGTAGGAAGAAATGCTGAGGCTGACAAGGAGGCATCTGGCAAGAAAAAGGGTGGAATAGGCGATGGAATGACGCTCGACCCTGATGAGGTTCATGATCCGTTTACCATTACCAATACTTTCGAGCTTGATTTGGAGAAGATAGAAAAGACAGCCTGGGCTTATCCTTTGCCGGGTGCCAAGGTAATCAGTCCTTATGGTGGCAAGCGCCGCCATTCGGGTGTTGACCTCAAGACGTGCCCGAATGATGAGATAGTGGCTGCCTTTGACGGTACGGTCGTTGCATCAGGCCCCTTCTATGGTTACGGCAACTGCATCCGTATCAAGCATGCTTATGGTTTCGAGACGCTCTACAGTCATCAGAGCAAAAACAAGGTGAAGAAGGGGGATAAGGTAAAGGCTGGTCAGGTAATCGGTTTGACGGGCCGCACCGGTAGGGCTACCACAGAGCACCTCCATTTCGAGGTTAGCTTTGGCGGTAGACGACTGGACCCAGCCATCATTTATGACCACGGCAAGCATCAATTGAAGCCTGTAACCCTTCATCTAACGAAGGGCAGGGGCGTTAAGAGTGTAAAGAACCGATAG
- a CDS encoding bifunctional metallophosphatase/5'-nucleotidase, protein MMQPAEVQAKAKKEAKVVKQLVVLHTNDTHSCVMPINPNLADTATANRGGFLRRVAMIKQERKANPDLLLFDSGDFSQGSPYYSLFKGDVEVGLMNEMKYDAATIGNHEFDFGIDNMVRIFKMAKFPIVCSNYDFTGTELANIVKPYTIIRRKGLKIGVFGLCPELAGLVTEANYGCIKYLDPIAKAKEMTEILKKKEKCDVIICISHLGWKIDGIDDSEVAPATRDIDLILGGHSHTYFKQLEYLNNLDGKPVPIDQNGKSAIWVGKMTLDIVKNK, encoded by the coding sequence ATGATGCAGCCAGCCGAAGTACAGGCTAAAGCTAAGAAAGAGGCAAAGGTGGTAAAGCAGCTCGTAGTGCTCCATACCAACGATACGCATTCATGCGTAATGCCCATCAATCCGAATCTCGCAGATACCGCTACTGCCAATCGTGGCGGTTTCCTGCGTAGGGTGGCGATGATCAAGCAGGAGCGTAAGGCGAATCCCGACTTGCTGCTCTTTGACAGTGGCGATTTCTCGCAGGGTTCACCTTATTACTCTCTCTTCAAGGGAGATGTGGAAGTAGGACTGATGAACGAGATGAAATATGATGCTGCTACCATCGGAAACCATGAGTTTGATTTCGGAATAGACAACATGGTGCGCATCTTCAAGATGGCGAAGTTTCCTATCGTCTGCTCCAACTATGATTTCACTGGTACCGAACTGGCAAATATTGTAAAGCCTTATACCATTATCAGGCGCAAAGGACTGAAGATTGGCGTTTTCGGCTTGTGTCCGGAACTTGCCGGTCTGGTAACAGAAGCCAACTATGGCTGCATCAAGTATCTCGATCCTATCGCCAAGGCAAAGGAAATGACAGAGATATTGAAGAAGAAAGAGAAGTGTGATGTCATCATCTGTATCTCCCACCTGGGCTGGAAGATAGATGGCATCGACGATTCTGAGGTAGCCCCAGCCACCCGTGACATCGACCTGATACTGGGCGGGCATAGCCATACCTACTTCAAGCAGTTGGAGTATCTGAATAATCTCGATGGCAAACCGGTGCCAATCGACCAGAACGGCAAGAGCGCCATCTGGGTAGGAAAAATGACATTGGATATTGTGAAGAATAAATAA
- the pgeF gene encoding peptidoglycan editing factor PgeF, protein MIKEYQVAAGVMAFSTTRKGGVSQGNYSEFNINEYCGDFAEHVAENRKRLAAELGITTDHIIMPHQVHGVEVRNIAGEFLTMPENIRKMVLEGVDAVMTDQKGVCIGVSTADCIPVLLYDEEHHAVAAIHAGWRGTLARIVHKTIQEMAFTYHTDPKKLKAVIGPGISLDHFEVGDEVYEAFEQAAFPMEEIAEQRPNAAFSVDPAERERLAAEGNIVQPLKWHLNLPLCNRQILLHCGVAEENIQDCGICTFAHSDEYFSARKLGIESGRIYTGIMLT, encoded by the coding sequence ATGATAAAAGAATATCAGGTAGCCGCTGGTGTCATGGCTTTCTCTACTACCCGCAAGGGTGGAGTGAGCCAGGGCAACTATAGCGAATTCAATATCAACGAATATTGCGGCGATTTTGCCGAGCATGTTGCAGAGAACCGCAAGCGTCTGGCTGCTGAGCTCGGTATCACTACCGACCATATCATCATGCCCCATCAGGTGCATGGAGTAGAGGTGCGCAATATTGCCGGCGAGTTTCTCACCATGCCTGAGAATATCCGCAAGATGGTGCTCGAAGGTGTAGATGCCGTGATGACTGACCAGAAAGGTGTATGTATCGGTGTTTCTACTGCCGATTGCATCCCTGTGCTTCTTTATGATGAGGAGCATCATGCTGTGGCTGCCATCCATGCCGGCTGGCGTGGTACGCTGGCTCGCATCGTGCATAAAACCATTCAGGAGATGGCGTTTACCTATCATACCGACCCGAAGAAGTTGAAGGCGGTGATAGGTCCGGGCATTTCGCTCGACCATTTCGAGGTGGGCGATGAGGTTTACGAGGCGTTCGAGCAGGCAGCTTTCCCTATGGAAGAGATTGCCGAACAGCGTCCTAATGCCGCCTTCTCGGTTGATCCTGCTGAGCGTGAGCGCCTGGCAGCTGAGGGTAATATCGTGCAGCCGCTGAAATGGCATCTCAATCTTCCGCTCTGCAACAGACAGATTCTTCTGCATTGTGGAGTGGCCGAAGAGAATATCCAGGATTGTGGCATCTGTACCTTTGCCCACAGCGATGAGTACTTCTCTGCCAGAAAGCTGGGTATCGAGAGTGGCAGAATCTATACAGGCATCATGTTGACGTAA
- a CDS encoding phosphoribosylaminoimidazolecarboxamide formyltransferase produces the protein MKELALKYGCNPNQKPSRIYMDDGRELPIEVINGRPGYINFLDAFNSWQLVKELKAATGMPAAASFKHVSPAGAAIGLPLSDTLKKIYFVDDVKFELSPLACAYARARGADRMCSYGDFVALSDVCDEATALLIKREVSDGVIAPGYTPEAIEVLKEKRKGTYCVIKIDPDYVPAPIERKQVFGVTFEQGRNEVKLDDPALFEDVPTKNKTFTPEAKRDLIISLITLKYTQSNSVCYVKDGQAIGIGAGQQSRIHCTRLAGSKADEWWLRQCPKVMNLPFKEKIRRADRDNTINVYISDEWEDVLQDGVWEQFFTEKPEPLTREEKKAWIAQNKGVSVGSDAFFPFGDNIERAHKSGVEYIAEAGGSIRDDHVIDTCDKYGIAMAFTHVRLFHH, from the coding sequence ATGAAAGAATTAGCACTTAAGTACGGATGTAATCCAAATCAGAAACCTTCTCGCATCTATATGGATGACGGAAGGGAGCTTCCTATCGAAGTGATCAACGGCCGTCCTGGCTACATCAACTTCCTGGATGCCTTCAATTCCTGGCAATTGGTCAAGGAGCTCAAGGCTGCTACAGGAATGCCTGCTGCCGCTAGTTTCAAACACGTTTCTCCTGCCGGTGCAGCTATCGGCTTGCCTCTGAGCGACACATTGAAGAAGATTTACTTCGTTGATGATGTCAAGTTTGAGCTTTCTCCATTGGCTTGTGCCTATGCTCGTGCGCGTGGCGCTGACCGCATGTGCTCTTATGGCGACTTTGTTGCGCTGAGCGATGTATGCGACGAGGCTACAGCCCTCCTCATCAAGCGTGAGGTGAGCGATGGTGTCATTGCTCCAGGCTATACTCCTGAGGCTATCGAGGTTCTGAAGGAGAAGCGCAAGGGTACCTACTGCGTTATCAAGATTGATCCAGACTATGTGCCAGCTCCTATCGAGCGCAAGCAGGTGTTCGGTGTTACCTTCGAACAGGGACGCAACGAGGTGAAGCTCGATGATCCTGCTCTCTTCGAGGATGTTCCTACCAAGAACAAGACTTTCACTCCTGAGGCTAAGCGCGATCTGATTATCTCGCTCATCACTTTGAAGTATACTCAGAGTAACTCTGTATGCTACGTAAAGGATGGTCAGGCTATCGGTATCGGTGCCGGTCAGCAGAGCCGTATCCACTGTACCCGTCTGGCTGGTTCTAAGGCTGATGAGTGGTGGTTGCGCCAGTGTCCTAAGGTGATGAACCTGCCTTTCAAGGAGAAGATCCGTCGTGCCGACCGCGACAATACCATCAATGTCTACATATCTGATGAGTGGGAGGATGTATTGCAGGACGGCGTTTGGGAGCAGTTCTTTACTGAGAAGCCAGAGCCATTGACCCGCGAGGAGAAGAAGGCTTGGATTGCACAGAACAAGGGTGTATCTGTAGGTAGTGATGCTTTCTTCCCATTCGGCGACAATATTGAGCGTGCTCACAAGAGTGGTGTTGAATACATAGCAGAAGCAGGCGGTAGTATCCGTGACGATCATGTTATTGATACCTGCGACAAGTACGGCATCGCTATGGCGTTTACTCACGTTCGCCTCTTCCATCACTAA
- a CDS encoding glycoside hydrolase family 43 protein — translation MKKIAILSLSLTLAAAAQAQTAEFDYFKYAGNDARFNVEIDKTHQYYNPVLAGFYPDPSLCRAGDTYYLVNSSFTFFPGVPLSTSKDLVNWQPAGHVLTRQSQVPLKGQHVSGGIFAPAISYNKKNKTFYMITTNVGAGNFFVKSKDPSKGWSEPIYLKKIDGIDPSFFFDDNGKGYIVHNGPVVGGADYEGQRSIRCFEFDVKGDSIKGDFKEILRGGTHVEARPIWIEGPHLFKKGKFYYLMCAEGGTGGWHSEVILRAKNPMGPWEECPNNPILTQRTGLDPNRKDPVSSAGHADIVEDGKGNWWAVFLACRPYEEDMYNTGRDTYLLPVTWKNGWPEILAKNTPISTVGEKAGLKPAAKNEFSGNFSYVDNFEVDNNKAGLKELNPRWMFLRDFTDCYKVENGKLKFNLLPGNIYKREPMSAIWARQQHGTFTAETEINFTPRNDKDIAGLALLQKEDHNFVLGKTMKNGKLMITLTRAEKNNVTIASAPIKGGKLKLKVEGHDRYYDFYYAEEGGNWQLLAKGVDASNLSTQKSGGFLGACIGLYASSNKE, via the coding sequence ATGAAGAAAATTGCAATCTTATCGCTTTCCCTGACGCTTGCAGCCGCTGCACAGGCGCAGACAGCAGAGTTTGACTATTTCAAGTATGCGGGAAATGACGCTCGCTTCAATGTTGAAATCGACAAGACTCACCAGTATTACAACCCGGTACTGGCTGGTTTCTATCCAGACCCATCACTCTGTCGCGCAGGTGACACCTACTATCTGGTAAACTCTTCGTTTACCTTCTTCCCAGGTGTACCTCTCTCAACCAGTAAAGACCTGGTTAACTGGCAGCCAGCCGGTCATGTGCTCACCCGCCAATCACAGGTTCCATTGAAGGGCCAGCACGTATCAGGCGGTATCTTCGCACCAGCCATCAGCTATAACAAGAAGAACAAGACTTTCTATATGATTACCACCAATGTGGGAGCCGGCAACTTCTTTGTAAAATCAAAAGATCCTTCCAAAGGCTGGAGCGAGCCTATCTATCTGAAGAAGATTGACGGCATCGACCCTAGCTTCTTCTTCGATGACAACGGCAAGGGCTACATCGTTCACAACGGTCCGGTAGTTGGCGGTGCCGATTACGAAGGTCAGCGCTCTATCCGCTGCTTCGAATTCGATGTGAAGGGCGACAGTATTAAGGGCGACTTCAAGGAGATTCTGCGTGGCGGAACCCATGTAGAGGCACGTCCTATCTGGATTGAGGGTCCTCACCTCTTCAAGAAGGGCAAGTTCTATTATCTGATGTGTGCAGAAGGTGGTACAGGCGGATGGCACAGCGAGGTTATCCTGCGTGCCAAGAATCCGATGGGACCATGGGAGGAATGCCCTAACAACCCTATCCTTACCCAGCGTACCGGTCTCGACCCTAACCGCAAGGACCCAGTATCCAGTGCAGGTCATGCCGACATCGTAGAAGATGGCAAGGGTAACTGGTGGGCTGTATTCCTGGCTTGCCGTCCTTATGAAGAGGATATGTACAACACAGGTCGCGATACTTATCTCCTGCCTGTAACCTGGAAGAATGGATGGCCAGAGATTCTTGCCAAGAATACTCCTATCTCTACCGTTGGAGAGAAGGCTGGTTTGAAGCCTGCCGCAAAGAATGAGTTCTCAGGCAACTTCTCTTATGTGGATAACTTCGAAGTTGATAACAATAAGGCGGGTCTGAAGGAGTTAAATCCACGCTGGATGTTCCTCCGCGACTTTACAGATTGCTACAAGGTAGAAAACGGCAAACTGAAGTTCAATCTCCTGCCAGGCAATATCTACAAGCGTGAACCGATGTCTGCCATCTGGGCACGTCAGCAGCACGGAACATTCACAGCAGAGACTGAAATCAACTTCACTCCTCGCAACGACAAGGACATCGCTGGTCTGGCACTTCTCCAGAAGGAAGACCACAACTTCGTATTGGGTAAGACCATGAAGAATGGCAAGCTGATGATTACCCTGACCCGTGCCGAGAAGAACAACGTAACTATCGCCTCTGCTCCTATCAAGGGCGGTAAGCTGAAGCTGAAGGTAGAAGGTCATGATAGATATTATGATTTCTATTATGCTGAAGAAGGCGGCAACTGGCAGCTTCTTGCCAAGGGTGTAGATGCATCTAACCTGAGCACCCAGAAGAGCGGTGGCTTCCTCGGTGCCTGCATCGGTCTCTATGCTTCTTCCAACAAGGAATAA